The following nucleotide sequence is from Dyella sp. BiH032.
GGCGATTTCCTTGTGCGACTTGTCGACCGCGCGGCACACCATGTCGCGACGGACGATCTTCTCGGTGGTCTTGAAGACGTTGTCGGCGGTGTCGTCGCCGTAGACGTGCGTGCTGACGAAATCGATCGGCGTGCCGCTCTGCTTCACGTGCTGGAGGAACTCCGGCAGCCACGCGGCCTGGGCCGTGGCCGGGCCGCCGACGCGCAACCGCGGGTTGACCGCTTTCAGGACGCGGGCAGTGCGGTCGTACAGCTCGTAATAGGTGGGCTTCTCGGGCTTGCCGCCCCAGAAGGCGAGATTGGGTTCGTTCCACACCTCGAAGTACCAGCTCGACACTTCCTCGATGCCATAGCGCTCGATCACATGCTCGGTGAAGGCGCGGACCAGCGCTTCCCATTCGGCCCAGTCCTTCGGCGGCATCACGTTGGGGTGGTACCAGAAGTCATGGTGGCTGGCCGGCTCGGTGCTCATCTCCGGCGGCATGAAGCCCAATTCGACGAAGGGCTTGACGCCGCGGTCCAGCAGGCCGTCGTAGACCTGGTCGATATAGCTGAAGTTGAAATGCAGCTTGCCCTGCGGGTCGCGCCAGGCCGCGCCCATGTCGCGGTCGAAGATGCCGTGGAAGCGGATGTAGCTGAAGCCGGTGGCGGCCTTCACCGCTTCGAGGTCCTTGCGGTAGTCGTCGCGCAACGCCAGCACTGCGCGGCCGGAGCCGAACATCTGTTCCCAGAAGTGCGGCAGCGGCGTGCCCTTGGCCGAGGCGTCGACCTGCAGCCGCACCGTCTCGTCGCCCGCGGGGGCGGCGTGCATGGGGCTGGCAAGGGCGAGACAGATGGCAACACAGGCAGCCATGCGGCGAAGCGGGGAAGGGGTGGACATCGCGGTTCCTTCGACGGGTGGGGTGGTCGGCCAGGCTTGGCCTGGCTAGGATGTAAACGTTTACACGGCAAGGATGGGAGTCTCTTACAGACCGGTCCGTCCAATCAATACGTCGCGTACCGCGTGGCACCCATCGAGGAGTCGATCCATTCATGCCTGCACCGACCAGCTCACGTTTCGCTGCTTCGCGGTTTCGCCGCGCGACGGGGCATGGCCTGCTGGCGCTCGCCGGCATGCTGGCGGCGCAGGCGATGCCGTCCGCCGAGGCGAAGGAGCGGGCGGGAAGCACCTGGGCCAACCCGGTGGACATCGACTACCGCTACAACTTCGAGCAGATGAATCAGGGCATTTCCTATCGCACCGGGGCCGACCCCGCGGTGGTGCGTTATGGCGACGCCTACTATCTGTTTCTCACCTTGGCCGACGGCTACTGGCGCTCCACGGACTTACTGCATTGGCAATTCGTCGCACCGGATCGCTGGCCGTTCGACAGCGAGGTGGCGCCGGCCACGCTGGTCGCCGACGGCAAGCTTTTCCTCATGCAATCGGCGACCGCCGAACGCCCGCTGCTGGTCTCCACCGACCCGGCGCACGGACGATGGGAGTTCTGGACGCGGCAATTGCCACCCGTGCCTGGGGCCGTTTCCAGCGCGACCGAATACCGTATCCAACCGGGCGAGCTGCCGCCGGGGCCGTGGGACCCGGGCCTGTTCCAGGACGAGGACGGCAAGACCTATCTGTACTGGGGTTCGTCCAGCGTCTATCCGCTCTATGCCGCGCAGATCGACCTGAGGCTGGGCGATGAAGTGGAAGGCGAGGGCAAGCGGCTGGCCTTCGTCGGCGAACCGAAGGCGCTGTTCAAACTGCAGCCCGAGGCGCATGGCTGGGAGCGCTTCGGCCAGGACCATGCCGATGAAAACACCAGGCCATTCATGGAAGGGGCGTGGATGAATCGCCACGGCGGCCGCTACTACCTGCAGTACGCCGCACCCGGCACCGAGCACAATGCCTACGGCACCGGCGTCTACGTCGGCACAGGGCCGCTCGGGCCGTTCGAGTACGCGCCATACAACCCCGTCGGCGAGAAACCCGGTGGTTTTGTGGTAGGCGCGGGGCATGGTTCCACGTTCCAGGACGCCTATGGCAACTGGTGGAACACCGGTACGTCCTGGGTCGGCAGCAATTGGGCCTTCGAGCGGCGCGTCGGTCTCTACCGCGCGGGGTTCCACGCGGATGGGCAGATGTGGGTGGACACGCGGTTCGGCGATTTCCCGCAGCGCATGCCCGATCATCGCCTGAGGGACGACGAAGACACCTTCGCCGGCTGGATGCTGCTTTCGTACCGCAAGGCCGCCACGGCCTCGTCTTCGCTGCCGGAGCACCCGGCAACCGCCGCCACGGACGAGGATGTGCGCACGTTCTGGGTGGCGGGGCGCAACGCACTGGGCGAGACGCTCACCGTCGACCTCGGTGGCGAGCGTACGGTGAGGGCGGTGCAGGTGAACTATGCGGATTACCGGTCCGAGCGTTACGGCAACGCCCCTGACATCGTCGCCCGATTCCGCATCCAGGGCTCGCGCGATGGCGAGCACTGGGAGACCCTGGCCGACCTGTCACACGAGACGCGCGATCGCCCCAATGCCTATCTGGAGCTGTCGCGCCCGGCGCGCCTTCGTTATGTCCGTTATGTCCACGAACACGTCGGTGCGCGCACGCTCGCCATCGCCGACTTGCGCGTGTTCGGCCGTGCCGATGGGCCGCCACCGCCCGCACCAGCAAAGGTGACCGTGCGGCGGAGCGCCGACGGGCGCGATGCCGACATCGCCTGGACGGCGGTACCAGGTGCGGTCGGCTACAACGTGCGCTGGGGGGTGGCGAACGATCGGCTGCATTCCACGTATCAGCGTTTCGCCGATCAGCCGACGCACTTCACCTTGCGTTCCTTGAACAAGGGCGTGCATTACGTCGTGGCGGTGGAGGCATTCGACGAGCGCGGCGTGTCGGTGCTGTCGGAGATTCGGTCGCTTTGAACAAGGCTGGCGGTGCGTGCAGCGGGCGAGGGGGCGCGGTACGGCATGCCTTCGAGGGGCGGGCGGGTCAGAGCGAGCCGGCGGAATCGACCAGTACCTGCTCCAGCGCTTCGGCGGCTTTCGACAGGGAAGGATGCCGGTCGATGACGTAATCCAGCGAGCCCAAGTCGGGCAGATCCTCGAGTCGCGTCAGGCCATCGGGCATGGCGTAGCCTGTGAAGGCGCTGACGCCAAGGCCGGCCATCACTGCGGCATGGATCACCACGATGCTGCTGCTGACCACCGCCACGCGATAGGGACGGCCTGCCGCCTTCAGCGCCTCGAAGATGCGTGTCCGGGTAACGCTGGGTTCGGGGTGCACGGCCAAGGAAAGTACTTGGTCCGCGCCACGCTCCGGCGTGACCGCGCTGCCGCACCAATGCAGCGGTTCGGTGCGTACGACGCGACCGCGCTGGCTGCCGCTGAGCCGCTTGGCGAAGACCAGGTCGTGCCGGTCTTCGTCCAGTTCGCGGAACAGGTCTCCGCTGAGGCCCGTGCGTATCACCAGTTCCACCTCGGGGTTGCGCTGCACGAAGCTGGCCAGTGCCGTGGCCAGGCGTGACGAGGCGAAATCTTCGGGCAGGCCGAGGCGCACTGTGCCGTTCAAGGGCGGTCCGCACACCGAGGTCATCGCTTCGTCCATCAATTGGAGGATCTGCGCGGCATAACGTTGCAGCGTTTCGCCGCCGGGCGACAGGCGCACGTTACGCGTATCGCGCTCGAACAGCGGCCGCCCCACCAGTTCCTCCAGCCGGCGGATGTGCTGGCTGATAGTCGATTGCGACAGATAGAGCTGCTCGGCGGCGCCGGTAAAGCTGCCGGCGCGAGCCACGGCGGCGAAAGTGCGTAAGAGTTCGGTGGGCAATGGACGCATTGGGAAATCCAATCAATCGTCTCGGGAAACGTCATGAATCGCCGCGTTACGCCCAGGGCCGTCCGCGCGAAACCTTTCTTGCGAGCCCGCCGGGCTTGCCGCCATCGGCCATCGCCCGGCGACTTACGTCCATAAAACGCTCCGAGGATACCCCCATGAACCGCAAATTCCTTCAAGGCCTGGCCGCCACGGCCGCATTGATCGCCGGCTCCGCTGCCGTACCGGCGATGGCCGCGCCCGTGCGCAACATCGTGCTGGTCCACGGCGCCTGGGTGAATGGCAACGGCTGGAAGCCGGTGTACGACATCCTGGTCAAGGACGGCTACCGCGTCTCGGTGGCCGAGCATCCGCTGACGTCCTTCGCGGACGACGTGACGGCGGTCAAGCGCATCGTCGACATGCAGGACGGGCCCGCGATCCTGGTCGGGCACAGCTACGGCGGCGCGCTGATTACCGACGTCGGTAACGATCCGAAGGTGGCCGGCCTCGTGTACATCGCGGCCCATGCCCTGGACCAGGGCGAAACCGAAGTCGCCAATGGCAAGCGTTATCCCAGCGAGACCAGCAAGACAACGGATATCAAGAAGACCGCCGACGGGTTTCTCTACCTGGAT
It contains:
- a CDS encoding glycosyl hydrolase family 39; translated protein: MSTPSPLRRMAACVAICLALASPMHAAPAGDETVRLQVDASAKGTPLPHFWEQMFGSGRAVLALRDDYRKDLEAVKAATGFSYIRFHGIFDRDMGAAWRDPQGKLHFNFSYIDQVYDGLLDRGVKPFVELGFMPPEMSTEPASHHDFWYHPNVMPPKDWAEWEALVRAFTEHVIERYGIEEVSSWYFEVWNEPNLAFWGGKPEKPTYYELYDRTARVLKAVNPRLRVGGPATAQAAWLPEFLQHVKQSGTPIDFVSTHVYGDDTADNVFKTTEKIVRRDMVCRAVDKSHKEIAASPFPQLPLVYSEYNASYANLANVTDTVFMGPWMANTIRACAGKVELMSFWSFSDVFDEQGVVKNPFYGGFGLIAADRIEKPAFNAFAMLHKLGDTQLPLKTDSALATRRPDGTVVLALWNYTAPLGDTDRYTPGVPSGPSKHFEVDLKHLKAGAQATAWRLDQDHGNAVAAFDKMGRPDWPSREQIQELRKAGKLAAPEQLPLPNDRLSIDVPPQGLVVVELR
- a CDS encoding family 43 glycosylhydrolase, whose protein sequence is MPAPTSSRFAASRFRRATGHGLLALAGMLAAQAMPSAEAKERAGSTWANPVDIDYRYNFEQMNQGISYRTGADPAVVRYGDAYYLFLTLADGYWRSTDLLHWQFVAPDRWPFDSEVAPATLVADGKLFLMQSATAERPLLVSTDPAHGRWEFWTRQLPPVPGAVSSATEYRIQPGELPPGPWDPGLFQDEDGKTYLYWGSSSVYPLYAAQIDLRLGDEVEGEGKRLAFVGEPKALFKLQPEAHGWERFGQDHADENTRPFMEGAWMNRHGGRYYLQYAAPGTEHNAYGTGVYVGTGPLGPFEYAPYNPVGEKPGGFVVGAGHGSTFQDAYGNWWNTGTSWVGSNWAFERRVGLYRAGFHADGQMWVDTRFGDFPQRMPDHRLRDDEDTFAGWMLLSYRKAATASSSLPEHPATAATDEDVRTFWVAGRNALGETLTVDLGGERTVRAVQVNYADYRSERYGNAPDIVARFRIQGSRDGEHWETLADLSHETRDRPNAYLELSRPARLRYVRYVHEHVGARTLAIADLRVFGRADGPPPPAPAKVTVRRSADGRDADIAWTAVPGAVGYNVRWGVANDRLHSTYQRFADQPTHFTLRSLNKGVHYVVAVEAFDERGVSVLSEIRSL
- a CDS encoding LysR family transcriptional regulator; translation: MRPLPTELLRTFAAVARAGSFTGAAEQLYLSQSTISQHIRRLEELVGRPLFERDTRNVRLSPGGETLQRYAAQILQLMDEAMTSVCGPPLNGTVRLGLPEDFASSRLATALASFVQRNPEVELVIRTGLSGDLFRELDEDRHDLVFAKRLSGSQRGRVVRTEPLHWCGSAVTPERGADQVLSLAVHPEPSVTRTRIFEALKAAGRPYRVAVVSSSIVVIHAAVMAGLGVSAFTGYAMPDGLTRLEDLPDLGSLDYVIDRHPSLSKAAEALEQVLVDSAGSL
- a CDS encoding alpha/beta hydrolase, which produces MNRKFLQGLAATAALIAGSAAVPAMAAPVRNIVLVHGAWVNGNGWKPVYDILVKDGYRVSVAEHPLTSFADDVTAVKRIVDMQDGPAILVGHSYGGALITDVGNDPKVAGLVYIAAHALDQGETEVANGKRYPSETSKTTDIKKTADGFLYLDPSKYPADFAADLPPAQARFEADAQELTAASVFSAPAGQPAWKTKPTWYAVATADRIINPDLERMYARRAHAHTIEIQGASHSVYESHPKEVAALIEQAAERSMP